One part of the Sorangiineae bacterium MSr11954 genome encodes these proteins:
- a CDS encoding LysR family transcriptional regulator, with amino-acid sequence MATKIEELDINLLLAFDALLDSHNVTQAARKLGITQPALSARLGRLRALFDDRLFIPGASGRGVVPTFRALELKPLVHDVVEHLRALTTPMVAFDPARSARTFVLAAYENPGTVLATRLVPRVRARAPAIRLAFVLPQPGAMAAELESGKVDLFIGGTGRADSTLMSRTLFKEDFVTAQRKGHPRGTGPLTLQEFCTLEHLLVSSRGGGFSGLVDEALERRGCERRVTVSVQSYAMAPLIVANSDLVCTLPRRFLQRFASSIDAVSPPVELEHFEFVAYWHERSHHDPGHRWLRQLVFAVAEETGAPTAPAR; translated from the coding sequence ATGGCCACCAAGATCGAAGAGCTCGACATCAACTTGCTTTTGGCGTTCGACGCCTTGCTCGACAGCCACAACGTGACCCAGGCCGCCCGAAAGCTCGGCATCACCCAGCCTGCGCTCTCCGCCCGGCTCGGGAGGCTGCGCGCGCTGTTCGACGATCGCTTGTTCATCCCCGGCGCCTCGGGGCGAGGGGTCGTCCCGACGTTTCGTGCGCTCGAGTTGAAGCCCCTCGTCCACGACGTGGTCGAACACCTTCGCGCGCTGACCACGCCGATGGTGGCGTTCGATCCTGCACGGAGCGCGCGGACGTTCGTCCTCGCCGCCTACGAGAACCCCGGCACCGTGCTGGCGACCCGCCTGGTGCCGCGCGTGCGTGCGCGGGCCCCGGCCATCCGGCTCGCGTTCGTGCTGCCGCAACCTGGGGCCATGGCCGCCGAGCTGGAGTCGGGGAAGGTGGACCTCTTCATCGGCGGGACCGGCCGCGCGGACAGCACCTTGATGAGCCGCACCTTGTTCAAAGAGGACTTCGTCACCGCCCAGCGAAAAGGGCACCCGCGGGGCACCGGCCCATTGACCTTGCAGGAGTTCTGCACCTTGGAGCACCTGCTCGTCTCGTCGAGGGGCGGCGGCTTTTCGGGCCTGGTGGACGAGGCGCTGGAGCGGCGCGGGTGCGAGCGCCGGGTCACCGTATCGGTCCAGAGTTATGCCATGGCGCCGCTCATCGTGGCCAACAGCGATCTGGTGTGCACCCTGCCGCGCCGCTTCCTCCAGCGGTTCGCGAGCTCCATCGATGCCGTGTCGCCGCCGGTGGAGCTCGAGCACTTCGAGTTCGTGGCCTATTGGCACGAGCGCAGCCATCACGATCCCGGGCACCGCTGGCTGCGCCAACTGGTGTTCGCCGTGGCGGAAGAAACCGGCGCGCCCACCGCTCCTGCCCGCTGA
- a CDS encoding amidohydrolase family protein: MNERPYLDLASPPRMAFAALTSLFLACGVDHPSGKPSDPTLGADGRPSPAARPSDGGAKGDGRAPAQWVLRHGRIRTMREAQPFAEAVAVRDGAIVFVGANDRAGEYIGSGTRVVDLRGRYVLPGLHDVHQHTIEAHVPVVSCRLDPEVTNPEDYVRAVKRCQTAEGTSWVLGNGHEIETILAAKRPPRAILDDAIPDRPVAILDSTSHSTWVNTRALEVLGITASTRDPQGGLILREPSGKPNGLLIDAAGEWPWDRALAVNPTLARINDRALLDAMAHDNSVGITSACDARVYWERGYLDAYRRAEAKGEMSVRMVLGLWAYPLKDDDTQIGMLKGMYRDQGGMVRVSQIKIYADGLTQNTTAALLEPYLAKTLGPDRGLEYFPPARLVRYVRELQGTGFDMHIHTIGDRGVRQALDAIESVRGEPGGAAARHRLTHVELVHPRDVPRFRALGVFADMQLGAHNDPGHLNELEPYVGARRVRERAWPLRDLHAAGAPVVLSSDYDVGDLDPFMGIQRALTRGAQSLPNLDAALRAYTVNAARAMRSETRTGSIEPGKRADLIVIDRDLDATPADQIGATKVLWTLVDGREVYRRRAFDL; the protein is encoded by the coding sequence ATGAACGAACGACCTTATCTCGATCTTGCGTCGCCGCCGCGGATGGCCTTCGCCGCCTTGACGAGCTTGTTCCTGGCCTGTGGCGTGGACCACCCTTCGGGGAAGCCCTCCGATCCGACCTTGGGGGCCGATGGCCGGCCTTCGCCCGCGGCCCGTCCGAGCGACGGCGGAGCCAAAGGCGATGGGCGCGCGCCCGCGCAGTGGGTGCTGCGCCACGGGCGCATCCGCACGATGCGCGAGGCGCAGCCCTTTGCCGAAGCGGTGGCCGTGCGCGATGGCGCCATCGTGTTCGTCGGCGCGAACGATCGCGCGGGCGAATACATCGGGTCCGGGACCCGCGTGGTCGATCTTCGGGGGCGCTATGTGCTCCCGGGCCTTCACGACGTGCACCAGCACACCATCGAAGCGCACGTGCCCGTCGTGTCGTGCCGCCTCGATCCCGAGGTCACCAACCCGGAAGATTACGTCCGCGCGGTGAAGCGGTGCCAGACCGCGGAGGGCACCTCGTGGGTGCTGGGCAACGGTCACGAAATCGAGACGATCCTCGCCGCCAAGCGCCCGCCGCGTGCGATCCTCGACGATGCCATCCCGGACCGGCCGGTGGCCATCCTCGACTCCACCTCGCACAGCACGTGGGTCAACACGCGCGCCCTCGAGGTGCTCGGAATCACCGCCAGCACGCGCGATCCGCAGGGCGGCTTGATCCTCCGCGAGCCCTCCGGAAAGCCCAATGGGCTCTTGATCGACGCGGCCGGCGAGTGGCCGTGGGACCGCGCGCTGGCCGTCAACCCCACCTTGGCGCGCATCAACGATCGCGCCCTTTTGGATGCCATGGCCCATGACAACTCGGTCGGCATCACCTCGGCGTGCGATGCGCGTGTGTATTGGGAGCGCGGCTACTTGGATGCGTACCGGCGCGCCGAGGCCAAGGGCGAAATGTCCGTGCGCATGGTGCTCGGGCTGTGGGCGTATCCGTTGAAGGACGACGATACGCAAATTGGAATGCTCAAAGGCATGTACCGCGACCAAGGCGGAATGGTCCGGGTGAGCCAGATCAAGATCTACGCGGATGGCTTGACCCAGAACACCACCGCGGCCCTGCTGGAGCCGTACCTGGCCAAGACCTTGGGCCCCGATCGCGGCCTCGAGTACTTCCCGCCGGCGCGCCTCGTTCGCTATGTGCGCGAGCTGCAAGGGACGGGCTTCGATATGCATATTCACACCATCGGCGACCGGGGCGTGCGGCAAGCGCTGGACGCCATCGAGTCGGTGCGCGGGGAGCCCGGCGGTGCGGCCGCGCGGCATCGGCTCACGCACGTGGAGCTGGTGCACCCGCGCGATGTGCCGCGCTTTCGCGCGCTGGGCGTCTTCGCCGATATGCAGCTGGGCGCGCACAACGATCCGGGGCACCTGAACGAGCTCGAGCCCTATGTCGGCGCGCGGCGGGTGCGCGAGCGCGCGTGGCCGCTGCGCGATCTCCATGCGGCCGGCGCGCCGGTGGTCCTCAGCTCCGACTACGACGTGGGCGATCTCGACCCGTTCATGGGCATTCAGCGCGCGCTCACCCGCGGCGCCCAGAGCCTCCCCAACTTGGACGCGGCGCTTCGCGCTTACACCGTGAACGCGGCGCGCGCGATGCGCTCGGAGACGCGCACCGGATCGATCGAGCCCGGCAAGCGCGCCGATCTCATCGTGATCGATCGCGATCTCGACGCGACGCCGGCCGACCAGATCGGCGCCACCAAGGTGCTCTGGACCTTGGTGGACGGCCGCGAAGTCTACCGGCGCCGCGCCTTCGATCTCTAG
- a CDS encoding FAD-dependent oxidoreductase yields MAGTLGLGGRSTAWASSGAPGKNVAVLGGGVGGLTAAHELAERGFSVVVYEPVGFGGKARSIPVPGTGRNGRKDLPGEHGFRFFPGFYQNLPDTMSRIPFPGNRNGCLGNLIDGSTIRMSRAGGRHDIFIPLDAADAPSWLTPEALRQLLAGWLETNMHLPPNELAYFANRILVFLTSCDERRFGQWEHTPWWDFVRAAKMSPEYQRMLALGVTRNVVATKAEVASTWTVAHMVEAFLWSALRRGNYQSPDRLLDAPTNEAWIHPWLAHLASLGVQLELGWKVTGMALDGGAIAGATVTNKAGATREIKADWYVCAIPIEHCRTIWGPDILAADPALRKAVTLDTDWMVGLQYFLRRRPPIVKGHVNYMDSPWALTSICQAQFWPQDFAKSFGDGTVVDCLSVDISEWNKKGILYGKTAKECTRQQVAEEVWAQLRAHLEDTGDEVLPEEGWHSWHLDPAVTDLGTPGAANSEQLLIHPVGTLGKRPNAVTKIPNLFLGADYVRNDIDLATMEGANEAGRMAANGVLEASGSTAPKVTLHTLYRAPELEASKAHDQLRYRLGLPNLYDLG; encoded by the coding sequence GTGGCTGGCACGTTGGGGCTCGGTGGACGTTCCACGGCATGGGCGAGCTCGGGAGCGCCGGGCAAGAACGTGGCGGTGCTCGGGGGTGGCGTGGGCGGATTGACGGCCGCCCACGAGCTCGCGGAGCGGGGTTTCTCGGTCGTGGTGTACGAGCCGGTGGGGTTCGGTGGCAAAGCGCGCAGCATCCCCGTGCCTGGGACCGGACGAAATGGTCGCAAAGATCTCCCGGGCGAGCACGGATTTCGGTTCTTTCCGGGCTTCTATCAAAACTTGCCGGATACGATGAGCCGTATTCCCTTCCCCGGCAACCGAAATGGTTGCCTCGGCAACTTGATCGACGGCAGCACCATCCGCATGTCGCGCGCGGGCGGGCGGCACGACATCTTCATCCCGCTCGACGCGGCGGACGCGCCCTCCTGGCTCACCCCCGAAGCGCTCCGGCAGCTCTTGGCCGGCTGGCTCGAGACCAATATGCATCTACCGCCGAACGAGCTGGCCTATTTTGCCAATCGCATTTTGGTCTTTCTCACCAGCTGCGACGAGCGCCGCTTCGGGCAATGGGAGCACACGCCCTGGTGGGATTTCGTGCGCGCCGCCAAAATGTCGCCGGAGTATCAGCGGATGTTGGCGCTCGGCGTCACGCGCAATGTCGTCGCCACCAAGGCGGAGGTGGCGAGCACGTGGACGGTCGCCCATATGGTCGAGGCCTTCCTCTGGTCCGCGCTGCGCCGCGGGAACTACCAATCACCGGACAGGCTCCTCGACGCGCCCACCAATGAAGCCTGGATCCATCCATGGCTCGCGCACCTGGCGAGCTTGGGCGTGCAGCTCGAGCTGGGCTGGAAGGTCACCGGCATGGCGCTCGACGGCGGCGCGATCGCGGGGGCGACCGTGACGAACAAAGCGGGCGCCACCCGGGAGATCAAGGCCGATTGGTACGTGTGCGCCATCCCCATCGAGCACTGTCGGACGATCTGGGGCCCGGACATTTTGGCCGCCGATCCCGCGCTGCGAAAGGCCGTCACCCTCGACACGGATTGGATGGTCGGACTGCAATACTTCCTTCGGCGCCGGCCGCCCATCGTCAAAGGCCACGTCAACTACATGGACTCGCCGTGGGCGCTCACCTCCATTTGCCAGGCGCAGTTCTGGCCGCAGGACTTCGCCAAGAGCTTCGGCGATGGCACGGTGGTCGATTGCCTCTCGGTCGATATCTCCGAATGGAACAAAAAGGGCATCCTCTATGGCAAGACCGCCAAAGAGTGCACACGGCAGCAGGTCGCCGAGGAGGTGTGGGCGCAGCTGCGGGCGCACCTGGAGGACACGGGGGACGAGGTGCTCCCCGAAGAGGGCTGGCACTCGTGGCACCTCGATCCCGCCGTCACCGATCTGGGCACCCCGGGCGCGGCCAACTCGGAGCAGCTCCTCATCCACCCCGTGGGCACCTTGGGGAAGAGGCCCAACGCCGTCACCAAGATTCCAAACTTGTTCCTCGGCGCCGACTACGTGCGCAACGACATCGATCTGGCCACCATGGAGGGCGCCAACGAAGCAGGCCGCATGGCCGCCAACGGCGTGCTCGAGGCCTCGGGCTCGACCGCGCCCAAGGTGACCCTGCACACCTTGTATCGCGCACCCGAGCTCGAAGCCTCCAAGGCGCACGATCAGCTGCGCTACCGCCTGGGCCTGCCGAACCTCTACGACTTGGGCTAG
- a CDS encoding MBL fold metallo-hydrolase — protein sequence MMTKSRIGLFGLALAFALAAHPAKVEAQSTASAPATPSYNKPRLQVPGVYRFDVGDLHLTALSDGSVAQDLHQLLTNTTPGEVDRWLHRSYLTNPVEASINVYVIESGPRLVLVDTGAGELFGPGNGGKLVSSLAAAGFRPQQITDILITHVHSDHIGGLMADGNLVFPNATVHVAKADVDFFLDRSNAARTGYDIKYFDQAIKILKPYVDLGKVRTFRWTTEVLPGITASLHPGHTPGTAFFVAESRGEKICFIGDIIHVAAVQFPRPNITITYDLDPRNAAWVRAQNFPIFARERVLIGAPHLSFPGVGHIRGEGDGGYSWVPVDYTNRQVK from the coding sequence ATGATGACCAAATCACGTATCGGACTTTTTGGGTTGGCGCTCGCGTTCGCGTTGGCGGCGCACCCGGCGAAGGTCGAAGCGCAATCGACCGCGTCGGCGCCGGCGACGCCGTCGTACAACAAGCCGCGGTTGCAAGTGCCGGGCGTTTATCGATTCGATGTCGGCGATTTGCACCTGACCGCGCTGTCGGATGGGAGCGTAGCTCAAGATCTGCACCAGCTCCTGACGAATACGACACCTGGCGAGGTCGATCGATGGTTGCATCGCTCGTACCTCACCAACCCGGTCGAGGCATCCATCAACGTCTATGTCATCGAATCAGGGCCCCGGCTGGTGCTCGTCGACACCGGCGCGGGTGAGTTGTTCGGCCCCGGCAATGGCGGCAAGCTCGTCTCCAGCCTCGCCGCGGCCGGGTTTCGCCCGCAACAGATCACGGACATTCTCATCACGCACGTGCACTCCGATCACATCGGCGGACTGATGGCCGACGGCAACCTCGTCTTTCCAAATGCCACCGTGCACGTCGCCAAGGCCGACGTCGACTTCTTCCTGGACCGCTCCAACGCCGCGCGAACGGGATACGACATCAAGTATTTCGATCAAGCGATCAAGATCCTCAAACCCTATGTCGATCTCGGAAAGGTCCGCACGTTCCGCTGGACCACCGAGGTGCTCCCCGGCATCACCGCGAGCCTCCACCCCGGCCACACCCCCGGGACGGCCTTCTTCGTCGCCGAGAGCCGGGGCGAGAAGATCTGCTTCATCGGGGATATCATTCACGTCGCCGCCGTCCAGTTCCCGCGGCCCAACATCACCATCACCTACGATCTCGATCCGCGAAACGCCGCCTGGGTGCGCGCGCAGAATTTCCCGATCTTCGCGCGCGAGCGCGTGCTCATCGGCGCGCCCCATTTGTCATTTCCCGGCGTCGGGCATATCCGCGGCGAGGGCGACGGCGGCTATTCATGGGTGCCGGTCGATTACACCAACCGCCAGGTGAAGTAG